A window of the Egibacter rhizosphaerae genome harbors these coding sequences:
- the treZ gene encoding malto-oligosyltrehalose trehalohydrolase, protein MHDDGTTTFDLWAPRPRSVAVQVGDTEPVPLEQRAHGWWRARVPARTGDRYGFRLDGGELLPDPASRRQPDGVHGPSALFDVSALAWSPEEARWRSAPLAGAVIYELHIGTFTPGGTFDAATERLDAVAALGVTHLEVMPINAFNGERGWGYDGVFWYAAHESYGGPEGFARFVDACHRRGLGVILDVVYNHLGPSGNVLPRYGPYLTDRYATPWGEALNLDGPGADQVRGFIVGNALHWLESFHVDGLRLDATHALIDTSSTHVLAEMADAVADLATRVQRPLELIAETDRQDPATIRPREAGGLGLDGQWCDDLHHGLHVALTGEREGYYADYTGLPDVARSYSRGFVYDGRYSPGRQRTVGAALGSLSSHRLVTCLQNHDQVGNRPTGDRLTTTVDHGRLRAAVLLLLAAPSTPMLFMGEEHGETNPFLYFSGHPEPELAEAVRRGRREEFADFPGFHGEVPDPQDPTTFAASIVDHGKSREAAGRSWRALWADLLALRRGEPALASGRRDLVEVCWVDDRAIAIRRAHPSGVACLVVANLDDAPRELELGTASRESGRAGSWTVRLSTEHPRYGGSGAAPEFAEADGGVRVSVPARAASIAALNRG, encoded by the coding sequence GTGCACGACGACGGCACGACCACCTTCGATCTGTGGGCTCCACGACCGCGCAGCGTGGCGGTGCAGGTGGGCGACACCGAGCCCGTGCCGCTCGAGCAGCGCGCGCACGGGTGGTGGAGGGCACGTGTGCCCGCCCGCACGGGTGACCGCTACGGCTTCCGGCTCGATGGAGGCGAGCTCCTTCCCGATCCGGCGAGCCGCCGCCAGCCGGACGGCGTGCACGGGCCGAGCGCGCTGTTCGACGTCTCGGCGCTGGCGTGGTCGCCCGAGGAGGCCCGCTGGAGGTCCGCGCCGTTGGCGGGTGCGGTGATCTACGAACTGCACATCGGGACGTTCACCCCCGGTGGCACGTTCGATGCGGCAACCGAGCGACTCGACGCGGTCGCGGCGCTCGGCGTGACCCACCTCGAGGTGATGCCGATCAACGCGTTCAACGGCGAGCGCGGATGGGGCTACGACGGGGTCTTCTGGTACGCGGCCCACGAGTCGTACGGCGGACCCGAGGGCTTCGCCCGCTTCGTGGACGCCTGTCACCGCCGCGGGCTCGGGGTGATCCTCGACGTCGTCTACAACCACCTCGGCCCCAGCGGCAACGTGCTGCCCCGGTACGGCCCCTACCTCACCGATCGGTACGCGACGCCGTGGGGCGAGGCGCTCAACCTGGACGGTCCCGGCGCCGACCAGGTGCGGGGCTTCATCGTCGGCAACGCGCTGCACTGGCTCGAGAGCTTCCATGTCGACGGGCTCCGCCTGGACGCCACCCACGCGCTCATCGACACCTCGTCCACGCACGTGCTCGCCGAGATGGCCGACGCGGTGGCGGATCTCGCGACCCGAGTGCAGCGTCCCCTGGAGCTGATCGCCGAGACGGACCGGCAGGACCCGGCCACGATCCGCCCGCGCGAGGCGGGCGGGCTCGGGCTCGACGGCCAGTGGTGCGACGACCTCCACCACGGCTTGCACGTCGCGCTCACCGGAGAGCGCGAGGGCTACTACGCCGACTACACGGGACTGCCCGACGTCGCGCGCTCCTACAGCCGGGGGTTCGTCTACGACGGCCGGTACTCGCCGGGCCGCCAGCGCACCGTCGGGGCGGCACTCGGCTCGCTCTCGAGCCACCGGCTCGTGACGTGCTTGCAGAACCACGACCAGGTCGGCAATCGGCCCACCGGCGATCGCCTCACGACGACCGTTGACCACGGGCGGTTGCGGGCCGCCGTGCTCCTGCTGCTCGCGGCACCCTCGACCCCGATGCTGTTCATGGGCGAGGAGCACGGGGAGACGAACCCCTTCCTGTACTTCTCGGGCCATCCCGAGCCGGAGCTCGCCGAGGCCGTCCGCCGGGGCCGGCGCGAGGAGTTCGCCGATTTCCCCGGGTTCCACGGCGAGGTACCGGATCCACAGGACCCGACCACCTTCGCGGCGAGCATCGTGGACCACGGCAAGTCCCGGGAGGCCGCGGGTCGTTCCTGGAGGGCCCTCTGGGCGGACCTCCTGGCGCTGCGTCGGGGGGAGCCCGCCCTCGCCTCCGGGCGCCGCGATCTCGTGGAGGTCTGCTGGGTCGACGACCGCGCGATCGCGATCCGCCGGGCGCACCCGTCGGGCGTGGCTTGCCTCGTCGTCGCCAACCTCGACGACGCGCCCCGCGAGCTCGAGCTGGGAACCGCCTCGCGCGAATCCGGTCGTGCCGGATCCTGGACGGTGCGGCTCTCGACCGAGCACCCGCGTTACGGGGGCAGCGGCGCAGCCCCCGAGTTCGCCGAGGCTGACGGTGGGGTCCGCGTGAGCGTGCCCGCACGCGCCGCCAGCATCGCCGCGCTCAACCGAGGATGA
- a CDS encoding proline--tRNA ligase, translated as MRQSQLLLQTLREPPGDAEAASHRLLARAGYIRRLASGIYSYLPLGLRALQNVERIVREEMDGIGCQELLLPALHPEEVWIESGRSEAMDEVLMRVDARAGRFVLGPTHEEVVTALVDAEVSSYRELPRHVYQIQTKFRDEVRPRFGLLRVREFGMKDAYSFDTDAEAMRTTYRQFYDAYRRIFDRCELPYTAVEALAGAIGGDVNHEFMVPSPIGEDRFAWCTGCGHAANIEAAGAGWPEKRPQGEQPLETHHTPGADTIDGLVEFFADRGITARDCLKTMAAKDPDGNVVVLLVPGDRDFRLGGLEPLDDEGFAVNPALSRGYLGPMGLQEHGVEVVADPLVAGSGPWITGANVPEHHVTGATLDRDFTVDTWRPCATVADGDPCPECETGELRVEQAVEAGHTFQLGTTYSAAPPGATYVDEHGHEQVMWMGCYGIGIGRTLAVAAEAHHDDEGLAWPIEVAPFAVHLLALGGHRNAQVAEAAERLYRELAGAGIAVLYDDRETSPGVKFADADLLGMPTQLVVGGKGLERGVVERKDRRSGERDELPLDDAVGLLAG; from the coding sequence ATGCGCCAGTCCCAGCTCTTGCTCCAGACCCTGCGCGAGCCGCCCGGCGACGCGGAAGCCGCCAGCCATCGCCTTCTCGCCCGCGCCGGCTACATCCGCCGGCTGGCCTCGGGCATCTACTCCTATCTGCCGCTCGGACTGCGAGCCCTGCAGAACGTGGAGCGAATCGTCCGGGAGGAGATGGACGGCATCGGTTGCCAGGAGCTCCTGTTGCCGGCCCTGCACCCCGAGGAGGTGTGGATCGAGTCCGGGCGCAGCGAGGCCATGGACGAGGTCCTGATGCGGGTGGACGCACGAGCCGGGCGGTTCGTGCTGGGGCCCACGCACGAGGAGGTCGTCACGGCGCTCGTCGATGCCGAGGTGTCGAGCTATCGGGAGCTGCCGCGGCACGTCTACCAGATCCAGACGAAGTTCCGCGACGAGGTGCGGCCACGGTTCGGCCTGCTGCGCGTGCGGGAGTTCGGCATGAAGGACGCCTACTCCTTCGACACCGATGCCGAGGCGATGCGTACGACCTACCGGCAGTTCTACGACGCCTACCGCCGGATCTTCGATCGCTGCGAACTGCCGTACACGGCCGTCGAGGCGCTTGCTGGCGCCATCGGTGGCGACGTGAACCACGAGTTCATGGTGCCGAGCCCCATCGGCGAGGACCGCTTCGCGTGGTGCACGGGCTGCGGCCACGCGGCGAACATCGAGGCCGCCGGTGCCGGGTGGCCCGAGAAGCGGCCGCAGGGCGAGCAGCCCCTCGAGACCCACCACACCCCCGGGGCCGACACCATCGACGGCCTGGTCGAGTTCTTCGCCGACCGGGGGATCACCGCTCGTGACTGCCTGAAGACGATGGCGGCCAAGGATCCCGACGGCAACGTCGTCGTGCTGCTCGTACCGGGGGACCGGGACTTCCGCCTCGGCGGCCTCGAGCCGCTCGACGACGAGGGCTTCGCCGTCAACCCGGCCCTGTCGCGCGGGTACCTGGGGCCGATGGGGTTGCAGGAGCACGGGGTCGAGGTGGTCGCCGATCCGCTCGTCGCAGGCAGTGGTCCGTGGATCACCGGTGCCAACGTGCCGGAGCATCACGTCACCGGAGCGACGCTGGACCGGGACTTCACGGTCGACACCTGGCGGCCCTGCGCGACCGTCGCCGACGGCGACCCCTGTCCCGAGTGCGAGACCGGGGAGCTGCGGGTGGAGCAGGCGGTCGAGGCCGGTCACACCTTCCAGCTGGGCACGACCTACTCCGCGGCCCCCCCGGGGGCGACCTACGTCGACGAGCACGGCCACGAGCAGGTCATGTGGATGGGCTGCTACGGCATCGGGATCGGTCGGACGCTCGCGGTGGCCGCCGAGGCCCACCACGACGACGAGGGGCTCGCCTGGCCGATCGAGGTGGCCCCGTTCGCGGTGCACCTGCTGGCTCTCGGTGGGCACCGCAACGCTCAGGTCGCCGAGGCCGCGGAGCGGCTCTACCGAGAGCTCGCCGGCGCCGGGATCGCGGTCCTCTACGACGACCGTGAGACCAGTCCGGGCGTGAAGTTCGCCGACGCCGACCTCCTGGGCATGCCGACCCAGCTCGTGGTGGGCGGCAAGGGGCTGGAGCGCGGTGTCGTGGAGCGCAAGGACCGCCGCTCGGGTGAGCGGGACGAGCTCCCGCTCGATGACGCGGTCGGGCTGCTCGCCGGGTAG
- a CDS encoding alpha/beta fold hydrolase, with protein MQIREAHIQGHLVRYREAGHASDGTSPLVLLHGIAGSSEDWAEVLDRLGRDRPVIAPDLLGHGESAKPRADYSLGAYASSVRDLLNMLGHERATIVGHSLGGGIALQFAYLFPERCERLVLVASGGLGAEVSLPLRAASLPGSELVLPVILHRRVIEVGRAIHRTLGRVGLRPTRAAAQTWVTCERLATTPARSAFLHTLRSTVDVRGQRVSAIDRLHLLSHVPVMLAWGEQDRIIPVEHGRRATAVLPHAELVTFPGVGHFPHREVPEDFAATVTDFVSGSEPSPADIARQAMPETAGGTDESGTASPGSARPAYT; from the coding sequence ATGCAGATCCGCGAGGCCCACATCCAAGGCCACCTGGTGCGGTACCGGGAGGCGGGTCACGCGAGCGATGGGACCTCCCCGCTGGTGCTGCTGCACGGCATCGCGGGCAGCTCCGAGGATTGGGCGGAGGTACTCGACCGCCTCGGCCGTGACCGCCCGGTGATCGCACCCGACCTGCTCGGCCACGGCGAGTCGGCGAAGCCGCGGGCCGACTACTCCCTGGGCGCCTACGCGAGCAGCGTGCGCGACCTTCTCAACATGCTCGGTCACGAGCGCGCTACGATCGTGGGGCACTCGCTGGGGGGCGGGATCGCCCTGCAGTTCGCCTACCTCTTCCCGGAACGCTGCGAGCGCCTCGTGCTCGTGGCCAGCGGTGGCCTCGGCGCCGAGGTCAGCCTGCCACTGCGCGCCGCGTCACTCCCCGGGTCCGAGCTCGTGCTCCCGGTGATCCTGCATCGGCGCGTGATCGAGGTGGGCCGGGCCATCCATCGCACGCTGGGGCGCGTCGGTCTGCGCCCGACCCGCGCGGCAGCGCAGACCTGGGTCACCTGCGAACGCCTGGCGACCACCCCGGCCCGATCGGCGTTCCTGCACACACTGCGGTCGACGGTCGACGTCCGCGGGCAGCGCGTCAGCGCGATCGACCGCCTGCACCTGCTCTCGCACGTGCCGGTGATGCTGGCGTGGGGCGAGCAGGATCGCATCATCCCGGTCGAGCACGGCCGTCGGGCCACCGCGGTGCTCCCGCACGCCGAGTTGGTCACGTTCCCGGGCGTGGGGCACTTCCCGCATCGCGAGGTGCCCGAGGACTTCGCCGCGACGGTCACCGACTTCGTGTCCGGCAGCGAGCCGTCGCCCGCCGACATCGCGCGGCAGGCCATGCCCGAAACCGCCGGGGGGACCGACGAGTCCGGCACCGCCTCCCCCGGATCCGCGCGGCCTGCCTACACATGA